One Vibrio sp. 16 genomic window carries:
- the flgL gene encoding flagellar hook-associated protein FlgL, with amino-acid sequence MLNRISSFHNYQSVQNDLRRQEGKVHHNQAQLASGKKLMKASDDPLATHYIQNIGQQKEQLRQYSDAIVLTRNRLEHHEVIISNAEEFADEAKRTVMEMINGALSPEDRFAKRREIEEIANNFLNLVNVQDESGNYIFAGTKPKNQPFFRDKDAEVVYAGDDYQRKMKISNSLEMPINDPGSKLFMEIDNPFGDFSPKYDLQEASELLLERAINLNPDDQSTYKVTFVDMPNGKYGYQLERDGSVVQADTFDPSKGIKYEDVTIQVKGQITKGDAIELEPRRTYSIFETFKEAMDLSSGSVSDSSNTAQLHQVTQEFHAAFIHLNKARTDVGARLNTLDIQEEQHADFEMTLAKSKSNFEDLDYAAAIIEFNENSRALQASQQAFGKTKDLTLFNYI; translated from the coding sequence ATGTTGAATCGTATTTCCAGTTTTCATAACTACCAATCCGTGCAAAACGATTTGCGCCGCCAAGAAGGTAAGGTGCATCACAATCAAGCGCAGCTAGCATCGGGTAAAAAGTTAATGAAAGCGAGCGATGATCCGCTTGCGACGCATTACATCCAGAATATTGGCCAACAAAAAGAGCAGCTTCGCCAATACAGTGATGCCATTGTGTTAACTCGTAATCGCCTTGAACACCATGAAGTGATCATCTCTAACGCAGAAGAGTTTGCGGATGAAGCTAAGCGTACGGTTATGGAAATGATCAACGGTGCCTTATCTCCGGAAGACCGCTTTGCTAAACGTCGTGAGATTGAAGAGATAGCAAACAACTTCCTCAATTTGGTGAATGTTCAGGATGAGTCGGGTAACTACATTTTTGCCGGGACTAAGCCGAAGAATCAGCCATTTTTCCGCGATAAAGATGCGGAAGTGGTTTACGCCGGTGATGACTATCAGCGCAAAATGAAGATTTCAAACAGTCTTGAAATGCCAATCAATGACCCAGGCAGCAAGCTGTTCATGGAGATCGATAATCCCTTTGGTGATTTCTCTCCAAAGTACGACTTACAAGAAGCCTCTGAACTATTGCTAGAGCGCGCGATTAATTTGAACCCCGATGATCAGTCTACTTACAAAGTGACGTTCGTTGATATGCCAAATGGCAAGTATGGTTATCAGCTTGAGCGTGATGGCTCGGTTGTACAAGCCGACACGTTTGACCCGAGTAAGGGGATCAAATATGAAGATGTTACGATTCAAGTGAAAGGGCAGATTACGAAAGGGGATGCGATCGAGTTAGAGCCGCGTCGTACCTACAGTATTTTTGAAACCTTCAAAGAGGCGATGGACTTGTCGTCTGGTTCGGTCTCTGACTCATCGAACACAGCACAGCTTCATCAAGTGACTCAAGAATTCCACGCGGCGTTCATTCATTTGAACAAAGCGAGAACCGATGTGGGTGCTCGATTGAATACGCTTGATATTCAAGAAGAGCAACACGCGGACTTTGAAATGACGCTGGCCAAGTCGAAAAGTAACTTTGAAGACTTGGACTATGCGGCTGCGATTATCGAGTTCAATGAAAACTCGCGAGCTTTGCAAGCGTCACAACAAGCGTTTGGTAAAACAAAAGACCTAACCTTGTTCAACTACATCTAG
- the flgG gene encoding flagellar basal-body rod protein FlgG has protein sequence MHPALWVSKTGLDAQQTNISTISNNLANASTVGYKKSRAVFEDLFYQNINQPGGQSSQNTELPSGLMLGAGSKVVATQKVHTQGNTQTTNNSLDMMIEGDGFFQILMPDGNIGYTRNGQFTVNDEGAIVTSGSGYNLQPEIVIPEDAISITVGTDGEVSVRVRGEQNNVVVGQITTVDFINPGGLEPVGQNLYLPTGASGDPQEGVPGFDGFGDIRQSMLETSNVNVTEELVNMIEAQRVYEMNSKVISAVDKMMSFVNQQL, from the coding sequence ATGCATCCGGCATTATGGGTAAGTAAAACGGGCTTAGATGCTCAGCAAACCAACATTTCAACCATTTCGAACAACCTAGCAAACGCCTCAACCGTTGGTTACAAGAAAAGCCGTGCGGTGTTTGAAGATCTGTTCTACCAAAACATCAATCAACCGGGTGGTCAGTCATCGCAAAATACCGAACTGCCATCGGGTTTGATGCTAGGCGCAGGTTCGAAAGTTGTCGCGACACAAAAAGTGCACACTCAAGGTAACACGCAAACAACCAATAACAGCCTAGACATGATGATCGAAGGGGATGGCTTTTTCCAGATCCTCATGCCTGATGGAAACATTGGTTATACACGTAATGGTCAGTTTACCGTCAATGACGAAGGTGCCATCGTGACTTCAGGCTCGGGCTACAATTTACAGCCTGAAATTGTGATTCCAGAAGATGCCATCAGTATTACGGTGGGCACAGACGGTGAAGTCTCAGTGCGTGTTCGTGGTGAGCAAAACAACGTGGTGGTTGGGCAGATTACCACGGTTGATTTTATTAACCCAGGCGGCCTTGAGCCAGTAGGTCAGAACCTTTACTTACCGACGGGTGCAAGTGGTGACCCACAAGAAGGCGTTCCTGGGTTTGATGGATTTGGTGACATTCGTCAATCGATGCTTGAAACATCAAACGTCAATGTGACAGAAGAGTTGGTTAATATGATTGAAGCTCAACGTGTCTACGAGATGAACTCAAAAGTCATCTCGGCAGTCGACAAGATGATGAGCTTTGTGAACCAACAACTTTAA
- the flgB gene encoding flagellar basal body rod protein FlgB, producing the protein MAISFDNALGIHQHTVGLRERNAEVISTNIAQANTPGYKSKGMDFQRALQAATSEASVGLSRTDSRHIPASTRVTGEVMYRLPTQPDTGDGNTVDVDLERNLFMQNQIRHQASLDFLGSKFKNLTKALKGSN; encoded by the coding sequence ATGGCTATTTCATTCGATAATGCTTTAGGTATTCACCAACACACTGTTGGGCTTCGTGAGCGCAATGCTGAGGTTATTTCAACCAATATTGCTCAAGCGAATACGCCTGGGTATAAGTCGAAAGGAATGGACTTCCAAAGGGCTTTGCAGGCGGCAACATCAGAGGCAAGCGTTGGTCTTAGCCGTACTGATAGTCGGCATATTCCTGCCTCTACTCGCGTGACAGGGGAAGTGATGTATCGTCTTCCAACCCAACCTGACACAGGTGATGGCAATACTGTGGATGTTGATTTGGAGCGTAATCTATTTATGCAAAACCAAATAAGACACCAAGCCTCACTTGACTTCCTAGGAAGTAAATTCAAGAACTTAACGAAAGCTTTAAAAGGGAGTAACTAG
- the flgD gene encoding flagellar hook assembly protein FlgD has translation MADGINNVGQSSLSYIDQLKQLQDKNKPNETTGKQDLKQEDFLSLLTKQLSQQDPFKPVSNDQMIAQMASFATVDGIGKMNNQFESLNASMTSNQALQASSLVGRDVLIPGAAGVKKDDGSMAAMVKLPQAVDNLMVRIEDQMGQLVRTFDAGSKPSGDSRVEWDGKDSNGNPLPAGKYKVRAAGLLDGESKEFEVSTYANVNSVLLGKGDGNVLLNLAGFESPVRLAEVLEVGKA, from the coding sequence ATGGCCGATGGCATTAACAATGTTGGTCAAAGCAGCTTGTCCTATATCGACCAGCTTAAACAGCTTCAGGACAAGAATAAGCCAAATGAGACCACGGGTAAGCAGGATCTTAAACAAGAAGACTTCTTATCTTTGCTCACGAAGCAACTTTCTCAACAGGATCCGTTTAAGCCGGTCAGCAATGACCAGATGATTGCACAAATGGCGTCATTCGCGACAGTAGACGGCATCGGCAAAATGAATAACCAGTTTGAAAGTTTGAATGCTTCGATGACTTCAAATCAAGCGCTTCAAGCCTCTTCCTTGGTTGGACGTGATGTGTTGATTCCGGGTGCTGCTGGTGTGAAAAAAGATGACGGCAGTATGGCTGCCATGGTTAAGCTACCTCAAGCCGTTGATAACTTGATGGTTCGAATAGAAGACCAAATGGGGCAGCTCGTTCGTACCTTTGATGCGGGGTCTAAGCCTTCGGGTGATAGCCGCGTCGAATGGGACGGCAAAGATTCAAACGGTAATCCATTGCCGGCAGGTAAGTACAAAGTGAGAGCTGCGGGCTTACTTGATGGAGAAAGCAAAGAGTTTGAAGTTTCGACTTATGCAAACGTCAACAGCGTTCTTCTGGGTAAAGGTGATGGTAACGTACTGCTCAATCTGGCTGGCTTTGAGTCGCCAGTTCGACTTGCTGAAGTACTAGAAGTTGGTAAAGCGTAA
- the flgH gene encoding flagellar basal body L-ring protein FlgH, with the protein MNRLFALFVVTVMSGCTMLEPPVETPDVIGGTTTVDAVEGDKSGDDQSGIVDTLRGRNDPVAGDPAWAPIHPKHKREHYAAETGSLFNSASTSSLYDDSKPRGVGDIITVTLDEKTKAAKSANADMSKKNDSSMEPLFVGGQELKVGGDYNFSYDLNNTNTFAGDASANQSNSLSGSITVEVIEVLGNGNLVIRGEKWLTLNTGDEYIRLSGTIRPDDISFDNTIASNRVSNARIQYSGTGTQQDMQEPGFLARFFNVSL; encoded by the coding sequence ATGAACCGTTTATTTGCTTTGTTCGTTGTGACTGTGATGTCTGGTTGTACGATGTTAGAGCCACCTGTTGAAACGCCGGATGTGATTGGTGGTACAACGACCGTAGATGCTGTTGAGGGGGACAAATCTGGTGATGACCAAAGCGGCATTGTGGATACTCTGCGTGGCAGAAATGATCCGGTTGCCGGAGACCCTGCGTGGGCACCAATCCACCCTAAACACAAACGTGAACATTACGCTGCAGAGACAGGTTCGCTGTTTAACTCCGCAAGTACAAGCAGTTTGTATGATGATTCAAAGCCGCGCGGCGTAGGTGACATCATTACCGTCACGCTCGATGAAAAAACCAAAGCGGCAAAAAGTGCCAATGCGGACATGTCGAAAAAGAACGATTCCTCTATGGAGCCTCTATTTGTCGGTGGCCAGGAGCTGAAAGTTGGCGGCGACTACAATTTTTCATATGACCTAAACAACACCAATACCTTTGCGGGTGATGCCAGTGCCAACCAAAGCAATAGCCTATCGGGTTCAATTACGGTGGAAGTGATTGAAGTATTGGGCAACGGTAACTTGGTGATTCGTGGTGAAAAATGGCTAACTCTCAACACCGGTGATGAATACATTCGTCTTAGCGGAACAATTCGACCTGATGATATTTCGTTTGACAACACCATCGCCTCTAACCGTGTTTCCAACGCTAGAATCCAGTATTCAGGCACTGGTACACAACAAGATATGCAAGAACCTGGCTTTTTGGCACGATTCTTCAATGTATCACTTTAA
- a CDS encoding flagellar basal body P-ring protein FlgI yields the protein MKTLILLITSLTLLSTQAYAARIKDVAQVAGVRSNQLVGYGLVTGLPGTGESTPFTDQSFNAMLQSFGIQLPPGTKPKTKNVAAVIVTAELPAFSKQGQTIDVTVSSIGSAKSLRGGTLMQTMMKGLDGQVYAVAQGNLVVSGFSATGADGSKIVGNNPTAGMISNGAMVEREIPTPFGRGDYITFNLLESDFTTAQRMADAVNNFLGPQMASPVDATSVKVRAPRDISQRVAFLSAIENLEFNPAEGSAKIIVNSRTGTIVVGKHVRLKPAAVTHGGMTVAIKENLNVSQPNAFGGGETVVVPDTDIQVTEEQGKMFKFEPGLTLDDLVRAVNEVGAAPSDLMAILQALKQAGAIEGQLIII from the coding sequence ATGAAGACGTTGATTCTACTTATCACCAGCTTAACGTTGCTATCAACGCAGGCTTATGCAGCGCGTATCAAAGACGTCGCGCAAGTTGCCGGTGTTCGAAGCAACCAATTGGTAGGCTATGGCTTAGTCACAGGTCTGCCGGGTACAGGTGAGTCTACGCCTTTTACCGATCAAAGTTTTAATGCGATGCTGCAAAGTTTTGGCATTCAGTTGCCACCTGGCACAAAGCCTAAAACCAAAAATGTCGCAGCCGTGATTGTAACGGCTGAATTGCCGGCTTTCTCGAAGCAAGGTCAAACCATTGATGTGACGGTATCTTCTATCGGTTCGGCAAAAAGCCTTAGAGGCGGCACACTGATGCAGACCATGATGAAAGGTCTTGATGGTCAGGTGTATGCGGTGGCGCAAGGTAACCTTGTAGTGAGTGGCTTTAGCGCAACGGGTGCCGACGGGTCGAAAATCGTCGGTAACAACCCAACCGCGGGGATGATTTCAAATGGTGCGATGGTTGAGCGAGAAATCCCAACCCCCTTTGGTCGTGGCGATTACATCACCTTTAACTTACTAGAATCGGACTTTACTACGGCCCAACGCATGGCGGATGCGGTCAACAATTTCTTGGGCCCTCAAATGGCTTCTCCTGTGGATGCAACCTCGGTTAAAGTCCGTGCTCCTCGTGACATTTCTCAACGAGTGGCTTTCCTATCGGCAATTGAAAACCTAGAGTTCAACCCAGCCGAAGGTTCAGCAAAAATTATTGTTAACTCGCGAACTGGTACGATCGTTGTCGGTAAGCATGTCCGCTTGAAGCCTGCTGCAGTGACACATGGTGGAATGACGGTGGCGATCAAAGAAAACTTAAACGTCAGTCAACCGAACGCATTCGGCGGTGGTGAAACGGTCGTGGTTCCCGATACCGATATTCAAGTGACGGAAGAGCAAGGCAAAATGTTTAAGTTTGAGCCAGGTCTGACGTTGGATGATCTCGTTCGAGCGGTTAATGAAGTCGGCGCAGCACCATCGGATCTTATGGCCATTTTGCAAGCACTTAAGCAAGCCGGAGCCATTGAAGGCCAGCTGATCATTATCTAA
- the flgJ gene encoding flagellar assembly peptidoglycan hydrolase FlgJ produces MINNGNDIGFIHDIAGLDKLRKQAVEGDEGGEKAALTAAAKQFEAIFTSMLFKSMRDANASFESGLMDSQNQQFYRQMMDEQMSSELSSSGSLGLADMIVAQLSSGSVENQTAANKHVDFEAMMQKVDQVRESRANDAMTTVSVTRAQPKHSFDSPESFVDSMRPYAEKAARALGVDSSLLLAQAALETGWGQKLVSNSRGSSNNLFNIKADKSWGGDKVATQTLEYHQGVPVKENAAFRSYNSFEESFNDYVRFLNQNPRYTTALRHGGNDEQFIRGIHQAGYATDPYYADKVLRVKAKIDQM; encoded by the coding sequence ATGATTAATAACGGCAATGACATTGGCTTCATTCACGACATCGCAGGGCTGGATAAGCTTCGTAAACAAGCGGTTGAAGGGGATGAAGGCGGCGAAAAAGCCGCATTGACCGCCGCGGCGAAACAGTTTGAAGCGATCTTTACTTCGATGCTCTTCAAATCCATGCGTGATGCAAACGCGAGTTTTGAATCTGGTCTAATGGACAGCCAAAATCAGCAGTTTTATCGCCAAATGATGGATGAGCAGATGTCGAGTGAGTTGAGCTCATCAGGCTCGCTAGGTCTTGCGGACATGATCGTTGCTCAGCTGTCGTCGGGTAGTGTTGAAAACCAGACGGCAGCGAACAAACACGTTGATTTTGAAGCTATGATGCAAAAAGTGGATCAGGTCAGAGAGTCACGTGCCAACGATGCAATGACAACCGTATCAGTTACACGTGCTCAGCCTAAGCATTCATTTGATAGTCCTGAATCGTTTGTTGATTCAATGCGACCATACGCTGAAAAAGCGGCACGTGCATTGGGCGTTGATTCGTCACTGTTACTTGCTCAAGCTGCTCTGGAAACAGGTTGGGGACAGAAGCTAGTGAGCAACAGCCGCGGCAGCAGTAACAACCTCTTCAATATCAAAGCAGATAAAAGTTGGGGCGGTGATAAAGTGGCCACTCAGACGCTGGAATACCATCAAGGTGTGCCGGTTAAAGAGAACGCGGCTTTCCGTTCTTACAACAGTTTTGAAGAAAGCTTTAACGACTACGTTCGCTTCCTCAATCAAAACCCACGCTATACCACCGCTTTGCGCCATGGCGGCAATGATGAACAGTTTATTCGTGGGATTCATCAAGCTGGCTACGCCACAGACCCTTACTACGCAGATAAAGTCTTGAGGGTAAAAGCGAAAATCGACCAAATGTAA
- the flgE gene encoding flagellar hook protein FlgE produces the protein MSYVALSGISAAQLDLNTTSNNIANANTFGFKESRAEFGDVYSNSLFTNAKTTPGGGVQAQKVAQQFHEGSSVYTNNPMDLRISGTGFFAVAKDRLTPTTNELTRNGAFHLNKDNYMVTANDEYLLGYQVNGDTGDVLSYEPSPINIPKEFGKPKQTSNIEVGVNLPAGGDLKDPALFDYSDPETYNRSTSSTIYDSMGQSYKLTTYYLKDQTQANTWQTYYTVTDSAGEKPVNILGGDATTPTGHVGHTMKFNNDGTLASLNSGNNIVSGPLGGTGPDDPNAINLNGADVSQTLSFGLDSATQFAAPFELTKFDEDGATTGFLTKVDFDENGSVLGTYSNGENITLGRVAMVRVANEQGLDKKGGTQWDSTQFSGDKIWGESNKGSFGSINSGTLEQSNIDMTQELVDLITAQRNFQANSRSLEVHNQTQQNILQIR, from the coding sequence ATGTCTTATGTTGCATTAAGCGGTATTTCCGCTGCTCAATTAGATTTGAATACAACCAGTAACAACATCGCAAACGCGAACACATTCGGCTTTAAAGAGTCGCGTGCAGAGTTTGGTGATGTTTACTCTAACTCACTGTTTACAAACGCTAAAACAACACCAGGTGGTGGTGTCCAAGCGCAAAAAGTAGCTCAGCAATTCCACGAAGGGTCGAGCGTTTACACGAACAACCCAATGGATTTGCGTATCAGCGGTACAGGTTTCTTTGCGGTAGCAAAAGATCGTTTAACACCGACGACTAATGAGTTAACGCGAAACGGTGCGTTTCACCTGAACAAAGATAACTACATGGTAACAGCGAACGATGAATACCTGTTAGGTTATCAAGTGAATGGCGATACGGGTGACGTTCTCTCATATGAGCCTTCGCCAATTAACATTCCAAAAGAATTCGGCAAACCAAAGCAAACGTCCAATATTGAAGTCGGTGTAAACTTGCCAGCGGGTGGAGATTTAAAAGATCCAGCTCTGTTTGACTACTCCGATCCTGAAACGTACAACCGTTCAACTTCATCGACAATTTACGACTCTATGGGTCAGTCGTATAAGTTGACAACCTACTACTTGAAGGATCAAACACAAGCGAACACGTGGCAAACCTACTACACCGTGACCGACAGTGCGGGTGAAAAGCCTGTTAACATTCTTGGTGGTGATGCGACAACGCCAACAGGTCATGTGGGTCACACAATGAAGTTCAACAACGATGGTACATTAGCCAGTCTTAACAGCGGCAATAATATCGTTTCTGGTCCATTAGGAGGTACAGGTCCTGATGATCCAAATGCGATTAACCTAAATGGTGCTGATGTTAGTCAAACATTGTCCTTCGGCCTTGATAGTGCGACACAATTTGCCGCTCCTTTCGAGCTAACCAAGTTTGATGAAGATGGTGCAACCACGGGTTTCTTAACCAAAGTGGATTTTGATGAAAATGGTAGCGTCCTTGGCACATACTCGAATGGTGAAAATATCACCTTGGGCCGTGTCGCTATGGTTCGCGTTGCGAATGAGCAAGGTCTTGATAAGAAAGGTGGCACTCAGTGGGATTCTACTCAGTTCTCTGGTGACAAGATCTGGGGTGAGTCTAACAAAGGCTCTTTCGGTTCTATCAACAGTGGTACGTTGGAGCAATCCAACATTGATATGACCCAAGAGCTCGTGGATCTCATTACAGCTCAACGTAACTTCCAAGCGAACTCACGTTCACTTGAAGTGCATAACCAAACGCAACAAAACATCCTGCAGATTCGATAA
- the flgC gene encoding flagellar basal body rod protein FlgC produces the protein MSLFNVFNVTGSAMSAESVRLNTTSSNLANADSVSSSAKDTYKARHAVFGAELSKAKYGNDHTVPVKVMGIVESDKPLSAEYNPDHPLANDEGYIYKPNVNVMEEMANMISASRSYQTNVQVADASKQMLLRTLQMGQ, from the coding sequence ATGAGCTTATTCAACGTCTTCAATGTTACTGGCTCTGCCATGAGCGCTGAGTCTGTTCGTCTAAATACGACTTCAAGTAACTTAGCCAACGCAGACAGCGTGTCTAGCTCGGCCAAAGATACTTACAAAGCGCGCCACGCTGTATTTGGTGCAGAGTTAAGTAAGGCTAAGTATGGCAATGATCATACAGTGCCAGTCAAGGTTATGGGTATCGTGGAAAGCGATAAACCGCTCAGTGCGGAGTACAACCCAGATCACCCGCTCGCAAATGACGAAGGCTATATCTACAAGCCTAATGTCAATGTGATGGAAGAAATGGCAAACATGATTTCTGCTTCTCGCTCGTACCAAACGAACGTGCAAGTGGCAGATGCAAGTAAACAAATGCTGCTGCGTACGCTGCAGATGGGTCAATAG
- the flgF gene encoding flagellar basal-body rod protein FlgF, with protein sequence MDRALYLAMSGAKQNMQALQLRANNLANVSTTGFRADLAQARSMQAYGEGLPTRVFSMTERPGHNFQQGSVITTGRDLDVTIEGNGWISVLDKTGKEGLTRDGNLKIDVNGLLVSGNGNLVLGETGAPITLPIPLSKVEIGTDGTISVVPQGAPADAIEVVDRIKLTNTDNQSLFKDVNGLFRAKDPNAAYEADAGVKLLTGAIEGSNVNAIGEMTSLIDLQRQFEMQVKMMSTAEEMDKSSDSLLRMS encoded by the coding sequence ATGGATCGCGCACTCTATCTTGCTATGAGCGGAGCCAAGCAAAATATGCAGGCTTTGCAGCTTAGAGCAAACAACTTGGCAAACGTCAGTACCACGGGTTTCCGTGCTGATTTGGCGCAAGCTCGTTCGATGCAAGCATACGGAGAAGGACTACCGACTCGAGTATTTAGCATGACAGAGCGCCCTGGGCATAATTTCCAACAAGGCAGTGTTATTACGACAGGACGAGATCTCGATGTAACGATTGAAGGCAATGGCTGGATATCGGTGCTCGATAAAACGGGCAAAGAGGGCCTGACTCGTGATGGCAACCTAAAGATTGATGTGAACGGCTTACTTGTCAGTGGTAATGGCAACTTAGTGCTAGGGGAAACAGGCGCTCCAATCACCCTGCCTATTCCTCTTAGTAAAGTTGAGATCGGCACAGATGGCACGATTTCGGTCGTACCCCAAGGTGCACCAGCGGATGCCATCGAAGTTGTCGATCGCATCAAGCTGACAAATACCGACAATCAATCACTATTCAAAGATGTTAATGGCTTATTCCGAGCTAAAGATCCTAATGCGGCATACGAAGCAGATGCCGGTGTAAAACTGCTCACAGGCGCAATTGAAGGTAGTAACGTGAATGCTATCGGTGAAATGACCAGCCTGATTGACTTGCAACGCCAGTTCGAAATGCAAGTGAAGATGATGAGCACAGCAGAAGAGATGGACAAATCGTCAGATTCTCTGCTTCGTATGAGCTAA
- the flgK gene encoding flagellar hook-associated protein FlgK translates to MASDLLSLGSQSVLTAQRQLNTTGHNISNANTEGYSRQSVVQGTNIPRQYGGETYGMGVHVEKVRRSWDQFAVNELNMSTTNHAHKLDDEANLEMLSNMLSSVSSKKIPENINEWFDAVKSLADSPNDVGARKVVLEKSTLITQNLNDFHETVRRQSDVTNKKLDLGIERINQLALEIRDIHRLMMRTPGPHNDFMDQHEKLINELSEYTKVTVTPRKNAEGFNVHIGNGHTLVSGTEASKLTMIDGYPDVHERRLAMIEGKGIKAITSKDIDGKLGAMLTMRDEKIPQLMDELGKMAAAFSYDINKLQSQGLDLRGDIGGLIFTDVNSDIIAESRVVTSSKSQADLAVYIEDPSQLVAGEYSLQYSGGDYYITRPSGEQFVVPVVDDAITLDGIRIDIRQDLAAGERVLIRPTRNSAAQIKMETNDPSHIAAQSYEASTTFAQGSAKFRIDEVGDLREFEVIVSPDGKQFAVTDTKGKILMQPQDYPPSGPVTVQNTTFELTGGALPNDKFTANLVPSEGDNGNLLKMQNIQTEKKLNDGESTILDIYHNLNTDVGLQMSTASRLTDVSRLEKEAAQERVASISGVNLDEEAANMMKFQQAYMASSRIMQAANDTFNTILALR, encoded by the coding sequence ATGGCGTCTGATCTACTGAGTTTAGGTTCACAAAGTGTCCTTACGGCTCAGAGACAACTCAACACTACTGGCCATAACATCTCTAATGCAAATACAGAGGGTTACAGCCGTCAGTCTGTGGTGCAGGGGACAAATATACCGCGTCAATACGGTGGGGAAACCTACGGTATGGGTGTCCACGTGGAAAAAGTTCGCCGCTCATGGGATCAGTTTGCCGTTAACGAACTCAATATGTCCACCACGAACCATGCCCACAAACTGGATGATGAAGCTAATCTAGAGATGCTGTCAAACATGCTCTCTTCCGTTTCTTCGAAAAAGATTCCTGAAAACATCAATGAGTGGTTTGATGCGGTTAAGTCATTGGCCGATTCACCGAACGATGTGGGTGCGCGTAAAGTGGTGCTTGAGAAATCAACGCTGATCACCCAAAACCTCAATGACTTCCACGAAACTGTTCGCCGCCAATCAGACGTAACGAATAAAAAGCTTGATTTGGGTATTGAGCGAATCAACCAGCTTGCGCTTGAGATCCGTGATATCCACCGCTTAATGATGCGTACACCTGGGCCTCATAACGACTTTATGGACCAACATGAAAAGCTCATCAACGAGCTTTCTGAATACACCAAAGTCACGGTCACGCCTCGTAAAAATGCAGAGGGGTTCAATGTCCACATTGGCAATGGTCACACGCTCGTTTCGGGAACGGAAGCCAGTAAATTAACCATGATTGATGGTTATCCTGATGTCCATGAACGTCGCCTAGCAATGATTGAAGGTAAAGGTATCAAGGCCATTACCTCAAAAGACATTGATGGAAAACTGGGTGCGATGCTAACCATGAGGGATGAAAAAATTCCTCAGCTGATGGATGAGCTCGGCAAGATGGCCGCCGCTTTTTCATACGACATCAACAAACTACAGTCGCAAGGTTTAGATCTTCGCGGTGACATTGGTGGCCTTATTTTTACTGATGTGAACTCGGATATTATTGCTGAGTCTCGTGTCGTGACATCGTCAAAATCTCAGGCTGACCTTGCGGTGTATATCGAAGACCCCAGTCAGCTTGTGGCGGGTGAATACTCACTGCAGTACAGCGGTGGTGACTACTACATAACTCGACCAAGTGGTGAGCAGTTTGTGGTTCCGGTCGTCGATGATGCCATCACTTTAGATGGGATTCGGATTGATATTCGTCAAGACCTGGCTGCGGGGGAACGCGTACTGATTCGTCCTACCCGTAACTCAGCGGCGCAAATCAAAATGGAAACCAACGACCCATCGCATATTGCCGCTCAAAGCTATGAAGCCTCGACAACGTTTGCTCAAGGTAGCGCAAAGTTTCGTATTGATGAGGTGGGGGATTTGCGTGAGTTCGAGGTTATCGTTTCACCCGATGGGAAGCAGTTTGCCGTTACTGACACGAAAGGCAAAATTCTCATGCAGCCGCAAGACTATCCGCCTTCTGGCCCTGTGACGGTTCAAAACACCACCTTTGAACTCACCGGTGGCGCGTTGCCGAACGATAAGTTTACGGCAAACCTTGTCCCATCTGAGGGTGACAACGGCAACTTGCTAAAAATGCAAAATATCCAGACAGAGAAAAAACTCAATGATGGCGAGTCGACCATTCTGGATATTTACCACAACTTAAATACCGATGTGGGCTTGCAGATGTCGACGGCATCACGACTAACGGACGTATCACGCTTGGAGAAAGAGGCTGCGCAGGAGCGTGTCGCATCAATCTCTGGCGTAAACCTAGATGAAGAAGCGGCAAACATGATGAAGTTCCAACAAGCTTATATGGCTTCTTCACGCATCATGCAGGCGGCAAACGACACCTTTAATACCATTTTGGCGTTGAGATAG